The proteins below come from a single Alligator mississippiensis isolate rAllMis1 chromosome 2, rAllMis1, whole genome shotgun sequence genomic window:
- the LOC102572695 gene encoding olfactory receptor 5AR1-like, with product MVEGNYSMATDFIFLGFMDHPELWVHLFMLFLGIYVVTLVGNLGIILLIRSDYRLHTPMYFFLSNLSLVDAGNSSVVAPRLLMTFIMETTHISLTECATQFFFVCTFLTNECCLLAAMAYDRFIAICNPLLYNVIMTKRLCVLLVVSTYMCSFLKAMFQTPYIFSLSFCSSNIINHFFCDIPPILKLSCSDTHMANLVHFIFSTMVVMISILIILLSYMYIFITILRIRSAKGRSKAFSTCASHLMAVSIFYGTVIFIYLRPNYGYPMDQDKIVSVFYILVIPLLNPLIYSLRNKEVKEAFRRMVNRKLFP from the coding sequence ATGGTGGAAGGAAACTATAGCATGGCTACAGACTTTATTTTCCTGGGATTCATGGACCATCCAGAACTTTGGGTCCACCTTTTCATGCTGTTTCTAGGGATCTATGTTGTTACATTGGTGGGAAATCTTGGGATAATCCTCCTTATTAGAAGTGACTATCGACTGCATACACCTATGTACTTTTTCCTCAGTAATTTGTCTCTTGTAGATGCCGGtaattcctctgttgttgctccTAGGTTGCTGATGACATTTATAATGGAAACCACACACATTTCCCTCACTGAGTGTGCAACACAGTTTTTCTTTGTCTGCACCTTTCTAACCAATGAATGTTGCCTCTTAGCTGCAATGGCCTATGATCGCTTCATAGCCATCTGCAACCCACTGCTTTATAATGTCATCATGACCAAGAGACTCTGTGTATTACTAGTAGTTAGCACATACATGTGTAGCTTTCTGAAAGCAATGTTCCAGACTCCATATATATTTAGtctgtctttctgcagctccaATATCATCaatcatttcttttgtgacaTACCACCCATCCTCAAGCTCTCTTGCTCTGATACTCACATGGCCAACCTTGTACATTTCATCTTCTCTACTATGGTGGTTATGATTTCTATCCTCATCATCCTATTGTCTTATATGTACATCTTCATTACCATCCTGAGAATTCGCTCTGCCAAAGGCAGGAgtaaagccttctccacctgtgccTCCCACCTGATGGCTGTTTCAATATTCTATGGAACTGTGATCTTCATATATTTGAGACCTAATTATGGCTACCCAATGGATCAAGACAAGATTGTTTCTGTGTTTTATATCCTTGTGATTCCCCTTCTTAACCCCTTGAtatacagcctgaggaacaaagAAGTAAAAGAGGCCTTTAGAAGGATGGTGAACAGGAAGTTGTTCC